The stretch of DNA CTGCGATTCTCTTCTCGAATACGTCCTCTGTCGGGTTTGTAAGACGTCCGTAAATGTTACCGGCATCTGCAAGTCCGAAGCGCGCTGCTGCATGATCGCAGTTGCGGAATACATAGGAAGAAGTCTGGTAGATCGGTACTGCTCTTGCATCTGTAACCGGATCCGGCTGTTCCTGCCCTACGTGAAGCTGTAATGTTTCAAATTTGAATTTTCTCTGATCTCTTGTAATTTTGCTCATGTGTTTGTCCTCTTTTCTTTTATTCTTATATTCGGTAAAATAGTAATTTCTTATCTTATGATCATCTGCTTATCAGCGACGACAACACATTCGCTTTTCTTCGATAAACACCCTTGTTGACTTCTGTAAAACCTTCATGATTTCCTCCTGATCATCACGTTGCTCACCTTGTTTTGTGTGCTCCGTTTTTTGATGATGCAATCATATCACCCTTTTCCTAGTATGTCAATGGGGTTTATCTGTTTAGGTTCTCACCTTTATTTATGACTGGCTATAGATTTTATTTATAACGCCACCACCTACAACCTCATCTCCGTCATACATCACCACAGCCTGACCTTTTGTGATGGCTCTCTGCGGTTCATCAAATTTCACATGAAGGATACCATCCGGTGTCTGCCATGCAGTGGCAGGCTGCTCTTTGTGACGGTAACGGATCTTGGCAGTCACTCTTTTCGGCTCAGTTAAGCTGTCCACAGAAATCAGATTTACACTGTCTGCCTCAAGTTCACTGCTGAAAAGATCTGCGTTGTCCCCGAGAACTACCGTATTGGTCTTCGGAGAGATTTCACAGACATAAAGACGACTGGCTGCCGGAATGCCAAGACCGCGACGCTGGCCGATCGTGTAATGGATGATTCCCTTATGGCGTCCGATATAGTTTCCCTCTTTATCTACAAAATCACCCTCAGGTGTTTTTTTACCTGTATACTTTTCAATAAATTTCGCATAGTCGCCGTCCGGGACAAAACAGATATCCTGACTGTCATGCTTTCTGGCATTGATAAAGCCATGTTTTTCGGCAATGACACGGACCTGGTCCTTCCGGAGACCTCCAAGTGGAAGCTTTACATGTGCCAGCTGTTCCTGTGTCAGCATATAGAGAACGTATGACTGATCCTTTGTATCGTCCACTGCTTTTTTCAGAAGGTAGCGGTCCCGTTTCTCATCGTACTCCACTCTTGCATAATGTCCGGTTACAATATAATCGTAGCCGATCTCCTGCATACGGTGGAACATTTTATCAAATTTCAAATATCGGTTACAGTCGATACATGGATTGGGTGTGCAGCCGTTTTCGTAGGCCTCCACAAACCTGTCCATAACCTCTGTATGGAAATCTGCGGTAAAATTGAACACGTAGTAAGGCATATCCATCTGATAGGCTACGCTTCTGGCATCCTCAACATCGTCCAGGGAACAGCAGGTCTTTTCCCTGCGGACACCGATATCTTCGTTGTTGTAAAGTTTCATGGTAGCGCCGATGCACTCGTCACCGGATTCCTTTGTCAAAAGAGCTGCCACGGAGCTGTCTACACCGCCGCTCATTGCTATGATCGCTTTTTTCATTTATATCTTAACCTTTCCTGATGATTGATGATTTCTCAGCTTTGCAGCCTGTATTCTCTTACGGTTACTGCAATTTCGCATTTATTATAATATGGCAGTTATTCTTTGTCCACGATTTTTCACCCGGAACCTTTGCTTTGCTTCTTTCCTGCAGACTCTCTTTGGTATATAATAGAAAATATTTTTCAGAAAAGGATGTGACTATATGAAACTTTCCCTGTTTTCCACGCTGCGTGGATATCGGAAGGAATACCTTCCCAAAGATATTTTCTCCGGCATCATCATAGCAGCTGTTTCCATCCCTATTTCTATGGGATATGCCCAGATTTCCGGGATCCCGGCGGTATACGGACTGTACGGTTCTGTTCTGCCGATCCTTTTGTTTGCTCTATTTTCCACTTCAAGACAGTTTATATTCGGAGTTGATGCTGCCCCCGCTGCTATTGTAGGCGGTGCACTGTCTACTCTGAGTATTGCTGCTGAATCGGAAGCTGCCATGGATTATGTTCCTGCCATCGCACTTTTTGCAGGTCTGTGGCTGTTTATCTTCTTTCTGCTCCACGCAGATAAGATCGTGGACTTTATCTCCACACCTGTTATGGGCGGTTTTATCAGCGGTATCGCGGTTACCATCATCCTGATGCAGATCCCGAAACTTATGGGAAGTCCTGCAGGATCCGGAGAACTCCTGGAACTGACAGAGCATATTTTTGCTACCGCCCAAAATATCAGCTGGCTTTCCCTCTTCATGGGGCTTGGTACTCTGGTGCTGATCCGCACATTTAAAAAGCTGGCACCAAAATTCCCCATGGCTATCGTTATTATGGCTCTGGGTGTTCTTTCCACTATTGTTTTTCATGTAGACGAAAAAGGCGTAGTCCTCCTGCAGTCTGTAGAACGTGGGCTTCCCTCCCTGATGATCCCGGATTTCGGAAATGTTGATCTGACCCAGGCGGCAGGCCGCGGTCTTATGGTTGCCGTTGTCATTATGGCAGAAACTCTTCTTGCAGAAAATACTTTTGCGTTCCGCAATGATTATAAGCTGAACGACCGTCAGGAAATCCTGGCCTGTGCCGCCGGAAATATTGCTGCCGCCGCAGTAGGCTGCTGCCCGGTAAACGGCAGTATCTCCCGCACCTCCCTCAATGAACAGTACGGTGGAAAATCTCAGGCGGTTTCCATCACTGCCGGGATTACTATGGCTCTGATTCTTCTTTTCGGCACCGGTTTTATCGGATATCTTCCGGTTCCTGTACTGACAGCCATAGTGATCTCTGCTTTGATGGATGTGGTGGAAACCCATCTGGCTGTACGTCTTTTCAAAGTAAGCCGTACAGAATTCTACATCTTCATGGCTGCCGGTTTCAGTGTACTCTGTCTCGGAACCATTTATGGGGTTATCATTGGTATCCTGCTCTCTTTCGTAGCTGTGATTCTGAAGGCCACCAACCCGCCGCGCTCCTTCCGTGGTATGATCCCTGGAAGAGATGCTTATTTTGATCTGTCCAAAAACCGTTTCGCCTACCCTATTAAGGGCGTTGTGATCTACCGTTTCAGTGAAAACCTTTTTTTTGCAAATATAAAGATTTTTCAGGAAGATATTGAGAACAGCATCCAAAAAGACACCAGGGTTGTGATCGTAGATGCCAGTGCTATCAACAGCATTGATGTCACAGCAGCAGACCGCCTGGATGCCATCTCCGCAAGCTTGAAAAAACGTGGGATCCGTTTTTACCTCACAGAGCATTCCACCCAGATCAATGACCAGCTGCGTCAGTTCGGCATCGGTCATATGATCAAGGATGGTATGGTCCGCCGTACCATTCTTGCTGCTCTGCATGACGCAGGGATCGAAGCTCCTTATGAACTGGATGTTCCAAAGGAAGACGAGACAAAGCTTCTGCGCCGCAGTATCGCTTTTCTTCCGGCAGAGGAAGAAAATACCCTGGAAGAGTTCGCCTGGGCTTTTGGTGACGATGCAGTAAAAGAGATCGAAGAATCTGTCCATCACATTATTGAACAGCTGCACCAGATCCCGGATATCCAACGTCTCTCCGAAGAAGGTCTGGAAGAGCTTCTGGATAACTGGCATGGATTGGGTGTTCTGGATGAGGATGAACTGCTTCGAAGAATTGAATTACATATGGATGAGCTGCCTGAAGAATTAACTTCCGACCGGAAACTGATCCTTCAGCTTCTGGAAAAGCGCCGTGGCAAGCTGAAAGAAAAAATCCTTGCCGAGCATCCGGAAGTCCTGGAACGACTGGAACAGCGCCGGAAAAAGCTGGAAGAACGGCTGGAAAAGCAGAATCCGGAAGCTGTTCAGAAATGGAAGCACTGGAAGGAAGAGCATCTCAAAGACTGATTTCTGCATACCTCCCCTTTCCAGGTCCATGATCAGATCACAGGATTTCCTGCATATTTCTCACAGATATTAATAAAATCCTGCATCACGGCAGAAGGCCTGCGATCCTTTTTCCAGGCAAGAAGGATCCTGGTCTTCAACTTCTCTTCTTCAATGATCCGGATCGGAAGATCTGTACAGAGATCTTCCATGGATCTTGGAAAAACTGCGGTTGCAAGACCTTCCTGCACCCAGAGCATGGCGTCTCTGGGATCATCGCAGACACAGAAAATATCCGGCTGGAGATTTTTTTCTCCAAAGGCTTTCATCAGAAATTCTTCGTACCGGCGGTAAATAATGAGAGGGCATCCGGTCAGCTCTTTAAGGCTGATGCCCTCTTTTTTTGTCTCATTTTCCGGGATCTCCGGAGGAAGGACCGCGATCATGGGTTCCTCATCCAGCTCCAGATAATTTAAACCTTCCAGCTTGATAGGTGTACGCACTACCGAAACATCAATGATCCCATCCATCAGATAATTCAGAAGTGTAAAGGTGATCGCATCCCTTACCTCAAAGTTTACATCACAATTTTCCCTGGAAAATCTGGAAATATAAGGCATAATGGTAGTCACTGTGGTTGGCGTGATCCCGATACGTAAAACCTGTTTTTTCCCTGCTTTGGATACTTCCAGCTCTGTAGACCGAACGTAGCTCAAAATGTTCTCTGTCCTGTCATAAAGAAGCTTTCCGGCTTCTGTCAGTGTCACGCCTGCCCTGGTCCGCTCAAAAAGCTTCACCTTCAGCTCTGCTTCCAGCTGCTTGATCTGATAGCTCAGCGGCGGCTGGGACATGTTCAGTCTCCTTGCGGCTTCATTGATGCTTCCTGTTGCTGCGATCTCATGAAAATATTCCAGCTGTCTGATTTCCATATCCTTCTCCTTTTAATTGCATATAATAATTTCTGTAATTTCCGCATTCCGTTCCCGGATGATCCGCATCAAACACTCTCTGTCTTTGTGTCAAGCGGATATTCGCAATCTATATTCTTCTGTACTGCATACTAATGATTTTTTCATTTTTGCAGATACTATGATCATCTTCCCATAAACTCACGTTTTCTTCAATATAATTTTTATATTATAATACATTAAAAACAATATTATACGTATCATCCCGGAGGGAGTATAATAACAGAGGTTTATTGTAATAAAAAGGAAATGGAGGAAAGAAAAAGAAATGCGAACACTCGCAAAATATCTTCGAAACTACAAAAAAGAAAGCATTCTGGCTCCTTTTTTCAAGTTTCTGGAAGTTGTGTTTGACCTGCTGGTGCCTATCGTCATTGCCCAGATCATTGATGTGGGTATTGCCCATAACGATCACGGCTACATCGTACAGAAATTCTTTATCCTGATATTGATGGCTGCCGCAGGACTGGCAGTCAGCATTACCGCCCAGTTTTTTGCGGCAAAAGCCAGTGTAGGTTTTGCCACAGAAGTACGCCAGGCAGTCTTTGACCACATCCAGAAGCTTTCCTATACGGAACTGGATACCCTTGGAACCGATACCCTGATCACCCGTCTGACCGACGACGTAAACCAGGTACAGAACGGTGTAAACATGGGCCTTCGTCTTCTTCTTCGAAGCCCGTTTATTGTTTTCGGTGCCATGGTGATGGCCTTTACCATCAACGTGCGCTGTGCACTGATCTTCGTAGTTGCCATCCCGGTACTGTTCCTGGTTGTCTTTGTGATCATGTTCTTAAGTATCCCTCTTTTTAAAAAAGTACAGGGGCGCCTGGATACTGTCACACGCCTTACCAGAGAAAACCTGACCGGTGTCCGTGTGATCCGTGCATTCTGCCGGGAAGATCACGCAGTTGCAGAGTTTGACGAAAGCAACCTTGCTCTCACAAAACTGAATGAATTTGTGGGAAAAATCTCCGCACTTTTAAATCCGGCCACCTATGTACTGATCAATATCGCAACCGTAATCCTGATTCAGACTGCAGGTGTACAGATCAATCTGGGAAACATGCAGCAGGGTGAAGTCGTTGCCCTTTACAACTACATGGCACAGATGATCGTGGAGCTAATCAAACTTGCTTCCCTGATCATTACCCTGAACAAATCCATGGCCTGTGCAGACCGTGTTGCCGGAATCCTGAAAGTAGATTCCACCATGGCCTACCCGGAGAAAACTTCCGCACTGGTAGCTGCAAAGAACGACTGTGCCGTTGATTTTGACCATGTGACCTTCTCCTATGCAGGAACCGGCGCGCCCAGCCTTTCGGACATTACTTTTTCCGCAAAAAAAGGCTCTACCATCGGAATCATCGGCGGTACCGGAAGCGGTAAATCCACCCTTGTGGATCTGATCGCACGTTTCTATGACGCAAGTTCCGGAACCGTTACCCTGGACGGCCAGAATGTACAGACCTATTCTCAGAATGAGCTCCGGAAAAAAATCGGCGTGGTTCCTCAGAAGGCAGCACTTTTTCAGGGAACCATCCGCGAGAACTTAAGCTGGGGACGGGAAGACGCCACAGATGAGGAAATGTGGGAGGCTCTTACCACTGCCCAGGCCCGTGAGATCGTGGAGAAAAAAGATGGCCAGCTGGATTTTAAGCTGGAACAGAACGGCCGGAACCTTTCCGGTGGCCAGCGCCAGAGACTTACCATTGCCCGCGCCCTTGTGAAAAAGCCGGAGATCCTGATCCTGGACGACAGTGCCAGTGCTCTTGACTTTGCCACAGATGCGGCACTTCGGAAATCCCTCCACCAGCTTGGCGGAAACACCACCACCTTCCTGGTATCCCAGAGAGCAGCCAGCATCCGTCAGGCCGATCTGATCCTGGTACTGGACGATGGCCAGCTCGCCGGAAAAGGGACCCACCAGGAGCTGGTTTCCACCTGTGAAACTTACCGTGAGATCTTTTTCTCACAGTTCCCGGAAGAACGGATCAAATATGAAAAAGCAACGGGAAAGGAGGTCCTGGCATGAGTAAAACAGGCAAAAAATCCCAGAACAAAAACAGCATGGCAACCTTCTTCAAGGTGCTCCGCTTTATCGGAAAATACCGTTTTCTTCTTGTATTAAGTGTGATCCTTGCCGCAGTTACCGTAATTTTACAGCTGTATGTTCCCGTACTTTTCGGCTATGCCATTGATGAAGTGGTTGCTGCCCATGAGGTTGATTTTTCCAGAATGGGATTCTATCTTTCCCGTATCCTGGTCATGATCATACTTTCCGGCATTGCCACCTGGATCATGAGCATTATCAACAACCGGATGACCTACCGCACAGTACAGGATATCCGTGCGAAATCCATCCGCCATATCCAAAAGCTTCCTCTGTCTTACCTGGACGGACACAGCACCGGTGATATCATCAGCCGTGTCATTGCGGATACGGATATTCTTTCCGATGGTATGCTTCTTGGATTTACACAGCTGTTTTCCGGTATCATCACCATCATCGGAACTCTGATCTTCATGTTTTCCAAAAACGTGTGGATCACACTGATGGTCATTGTCCTGACACCGGTGAGCTTTTTTGTGGCAAAATTCATCTCCTCCCATTCCTTCCAGATGTTCCGTGCACAGAGCGATGCCCGTGGACGTCAGACTGCACTGATCGAGGAAATGATAGGAAACCAGAAAGTGGTTCAGGCATTTGGCTATGAGAACCGTTCTTCGGAGCGTTTCGCTTCGATCAACGAGGAGCTTCGAAATGCCAGCCAGAAAGCTGTTTTTTACAGCAGTCTCACCAACCCGTCCACACGATGTGTCAACAACATCATCTATGCAGGTGTAGCTCTTGTAGGTGCATTCCTGATCCCGGGCGGTCATCTGACGGTAGGTGGGCTTTCCGTCCTGTTGGCCTATGCTAACCAGTACATGAAACCATTTAATGATATCAGCTCCGTGATTACAGAGCTTCAGAACGCTCTGGCCTGCGCTACCAGGATCTTTGACCTTCTGGAAGAAAAACCGGAAAGCCCGGACCTGTCCGGAACTCTTGATGATGTAAAAGGTGCCGTAGATATCCAGAATGTTTCTTTCCGCTACGAAGAGGACAAACCTCTCATTGAAGGATTTAACCTTCACACAGAGCCTGGCCGACGAATCGCCATCGTAGGTCCTACCGGCTGTGGTAAGACAACTTTTATCAACCTGCTAATGCGTTTCTACGACGTCACCGGCGGAAGTATCTCCGTAGACGGAAAACCGATCACCGAAGTTTCCAGACATGCCCTCCGCGGAAGCTATGGCATGGTTCTCCAGGATACCTGGATCAAACATGGAACTGTCCGCGACAACATCTGTATCGGAAAACCGGATGCTTCTGATGAGGAAGTGATCCAGGCAGCAAAAATGTCCCACAGCTGGGAATTTATCCGCCGTCTTCCAAATGGCCTGGATACCATTCTCTATGAAGACAGCTTAAGCCAGGGACAGAAACAGCTTCTCTGTATCACCCGTGTCATGCTGTGCCTGCCACCAATGCTGATCCTTGACGAGGCAACCTCCAGCATTGATACACGAACCGAAATGCTGATCCAGGAAGCTTTCGACCGGATGATGCAGGGCAGAACAAGCTTCATCGTTGCCCACCGTCTCTCTACCATCCGTAATGCGGATGAGATCCTTGTCATGAAAGACGGAAGCATCATTGAGCAGGGAAATCATGAGGAACTTATGGCAAAAGGCGGATTCTATCAGAATCTTTATAACAGCCAGTTTGTGAAAGTTTCTGAATAAAATATCAAATTTATAAAATTCAAAAATCTCCGGATCACAGTTTTTCTGTGCCGGAGATTTTTTTATACCATTTTGTTCTATTTATATTTTGACCGGAGAAGCCACTTCTGATCGATCACTTTCAATTCTTCTCCAAACCGGATATGAAGCCTTACTGAGCCTGGAAGCTGCTCCACATGTTCAATGTTTCCGGTTCCGAATTTCGGATGGCTCACATCTTCTCCGATCTCGTAGCGCACAATGCTGTTCCGGGTATTTTCATGCTGCTGCTTTCTCCGGTAAGTATCCCGTACTGTTACTGTCCGGTCATGGATTGGGCTTCGGAGCTTTTTCTCGTAGTCGTGTTTCATCAGGGCTTCCCCTGCCTTATAATATGGCGTTGGCGCCGCGCCGGTCAGGGAGCAGCAGTATTTCCAGGCACTTCCGTGAGTTCCGTGCTGCCACTGATACTCTTGGGGAATGTGAACATTATGCTGCATATAATGGGCATATTCATGTTTGTAAAGGTCCAGCCTGTCCTCTTTTTTCAGAGGATTTTTTACCGCGTAGCCGATAAACAGCAGGGAAAAATGAAAATGCTCTTTTTCGTGGTAACTGCCTCTTGTATAGGATCCCAGAAGATCTGTCTCCATACCAAAGGTAATGGGAATCTTCGCTCCATTGAGATGAAATTTTTTATCAAATTCCGCATAAAGGCTGCGGATCTGGGCTGTAAGTATGGGAATTTCTTTTTGCAGAGCCTGTGCAAGTGTCTGGTCGATCATTATTTACAACTCCTAATCTCCATATTTATACAATATTACTACAGAATAACAGACATTCTCTGGATTATCTGTTGTAGATAAATGAACGCCTGCCTATGTTTAAAAATACAAACTCTAGTAATATAGCACTTTCTCCCGGAATTGTAAACATCTCCTGAACACCATTTTGCCGGCAGTCGTTAAGAACTGCCGGCAATACCCCTTATTTTATCTCAGGCATAAATCTGCCTTACGCCAGTTTCCAGCTGGCTGCCTCTTCTCTTGCATGAATAAAATCTGCATAAAGGCCGCTCTGGGCGGAAAGTTCCTCGTGGGTTCCTCTCTGGGTGATCTTTCCTCCGTTTAATACCAGGATCTGGTCCGCATTTCGGACTGTTTTCAGTCTGTGGGCGATCATGATAATGGTCTTGTTATGAATCAGCACATCGATTGCCTTCTGCAGCTCCGCCCCATTTTCCGGGTCCACACTTGCAGTTGCCTCATCCAGGATAATGATCGGCGCATCTTTCAGCATGGCTCTTGCAATGGAAATCCGCTGTTTTTCGCCACCGGAAAGAGTTCCACCACCTTCTCCGAGAACCGTATCGTAACCCTCCGGAAGGGACATGATAAAATCATGGCAGCAGGCAGCTTTTGCAGCTTCTACCACTTCCTCATGGGTGGCATCCTGTTTTCCGAAGCGGATGTTATTTTCGATGGTGTCATTAAAAAGATATACATCCTGGAATACCATGGAAATATTTTTCATCAGGCTGTCCAGCTTGTATTCCTTTACATTGTGGCAGCCTACCAGAATCTCTCCGCCCTGTACATCCCAGAATCTGGCAATCAGATTGCAGAGCGTAGTTTTTCCGCCGCCGGAAGGTCCTACTACCGCAGTGGTGCTTCCTGCCGGGATCTGGATGGAAACGCCATCCAGGATCTTACGGTCACCATAAGAGAAACTTACGTTTTTAAATTCCACAGATGCATCTTCCGGACGGATCTCACTGCCGTCGGTATCCATCGTCGGTGTGTCATCAATAGAATTTGCTTTTCGCATGGATTCCCCAAGCATCTGCAGATTGTCGGACATATTTCCTGCATTTTCCAGCTCCTGATATACCATAAAGGAAGCGATCAGCATCAGGATACATCTGGAAAGATCCAGGCTTCCACTGTAATAAAATACAAGACTTGCCACTGCCAGCGCCGCGCCAAATACCTTTGCAGTTACCTGTCGGATACCGATCCACGGTGTCACAGATCTTGTCAGAGCCAGCGCTTTTTTGCAGCTGTCATCCACTGCCCTGGCTGCTGCCTGATCGTTATCTTTTTCCAGACCATAGGATTTTACCACGCTCATGCCCTGCACATATTCCAGAACAGATTTTACCAGTCCTTCCTGCGCCTGCTGTCTTCCAGGGCCTGTTTTTGCGGTTGCTGCCGTGGAGCATTCTGTTACTGCAAGGTAAACCAGAATACCAATAATAGCGATCACTCCAAGACGCACATCGATCACAAACAGCGCCAGACAGAAAGCCAGAGTATTTAAAAATCCTCCGATCACAATGACCAGACATCTGGACGCATTGTTTTCCACATCCGAAAGTGTAGTAGTAACAACTGCTGTGATATTTCCGAGGCTGTTGTCATTAAAAAATCCCATTGGGATATAGCGCAGACGGTCTCCGATATGGACTCTTTTCTCTGCTGCCATAAAATATCCGGTTTCTGTCTCCGCATTGGTCGCATAGTAAAAGCAGGCCTGCCTTCCCAGCATGGAGATCAGCATTACTGCAAATACCGGAAGAATATGTGCTTCTTTCCCACCTACGATGATATCCAGCGTCATCATCAGCGCCAGAAACTGCAGTGCTCCAAAGACCGCTCCGATAAAGGAAACGATCATGGCTTTTGTAAAAAGTTTTTTCTTTTTGCCTGAAAAGGCGATGATTTCTTTTAATATCCGGATCATTTCTCTTTCCCCCTTATGCCACGTCGCGGACACCCAGATAGGAATTCCACATCTTGCTGTACAGCGGGCAGTTTTCTTTCAACTGCTCATGGGTTCCCTGTGCCTCAATATGACCATCCTGAACCACTACAATGTTGTCCGCATCGGTGATGGTTCCCAGACGGTGCGCGATCACGATCAGTGTCTTACCTTTTGTCAGTGCGGAGATGGCCTTCTGGATCATGGCCTCATTTTCCGGGTCAATGCTTGCGGTGGCCTCATCCAGGATCACGATCTTCGCATTTTTCAGCATAGCTCTCGCAATAGAGATACGCTGCTTCTCTCCTCCGGAAAGATGTCCGCCGCCTTCACCGCAGATGGTATCATATCCTTTATCCAGCTTCCGGATAAAACCGTCGCATCCGGCAGCTTTTGCCACTGCCTCCACTTCTGCATCTGTGGCATTTAATTTTCCCATACGGATATTGTCGCGGATGGTACGGTCAAACAGGTAATTATCCTGGGAAACATAGGCGATCTCCTGATTCAGCTGATCCAGAGGAATCTCTTTGATATCTTTTCCCCCAAGGGTAATGTTTCCTTCGGTTACATTCCAGAAACCTGCGATCAGTTTTGCAATGGTGGATTTTCCGGAACCGGATGGTCCGACCAGTGCGGTAACTGTTCCCGGGTTGATGGTAAGGTTTACGCCTTTCAGCACTTTTTCATCCTGGTTACCATAGCTGAAGGATACCTGTTTCAGACAGATCTTCTCATCAGAAAGAGAAGTTTTTCCCTCCGGACGGTTCAGTTCCGGGCTGTCCAGGATACCGTTGATTTCTTTTACGTTGGCACCCACAATGGCAAGCTCATCCACAAAGGACAAAGCCGCCAGAAACGGGCCCGCAAATCCCATGGAAAGGACAATAATGGTGAAAAAATCCGAAGCGGAAAGGCTGTCGTGAGACCACAGAAGAAGTCCTACAGGCAGCACGGTGATCAGGACGGACGGCGTCCAGGTCTGCATGGTGGACATATATTTCTGGTTGTCATGCATCCAGTCCACATAGTACTGTGCGTTCTCTTCCACTGCTCCGGAATATTTTTTATAAGATCCGGCGGACTGGCTGAAAGCCTTTACTACCTGGATCCCGCCTACATACTCGATGATGGCATTTGCCATACGTTTTCCTACTGCAACTGCGCCTTCCCAGCGGACTGCATAGGTTTTTCCGCTCTGGCTCATGATGGCCATACCGATCACAGTTGTGACAAGGGAAGCAAATCCCATTCTCCAGTCCAGTGCAAAAATATATACTGCAATGGCAACCGGTACCAGAAGGTTGGCTGTCATCTCCGGGATCA from Blautia sp. SC05B48 encodes:
- a CDS encoding ABC transporter ATP-binding protein, with protein sequence MIRILKEIIAFSGKKKKLFTKAMIVSFIGAVFGALQFLALMMTLDIIVGGKEAHILPVFAVMLISMLGRQACFYYATNAETETGYFMAAEKRVHIGDRLRYIPMGFFNDNSLGNITAVVTTTLSDVENNASRCLVIVIGGFLNTLAFCLALFVIDVRLGVIAIIGILVYLAVTECSTAATAKTGPGRQQAQEGLVKSVLEYVQGMSVVKSYGLEKDNDQAAARAVDDSCKKALALTRSVTPWIGIRQVTAKVFGAALAVASLVFYYSGSLDLSRCILMLIASFMVYQELENAGNMSDNLQMLGESMRKANSIDDTPTMDTDGSEIRPEDASVEFKNVSFSYGDRKILDGVSIQIPAGSTTAVVGPSGGGKTTLCNLIARFWDVQGGEILVGCHNVKEYKLDSLMKNISMVFQDVYLFNDTIENNIRFGKQDATHEEVVEAAKAACCHDFIMSLPEGYDTVLGEGGGTLSGGEKQRISIARAMLKDAPIIILDEATASVDPENGAELQKAIDVLIHNKTIIMIAHRLKTVRNADQILVLNGGKITQRGTHEELSAQSGLYADFIHAREEAASWKLA
- a CDS encoding ABC transporter ATP-binding protein — translated: MEKKKEPSPISVVWGWAEKYHSKFYGSVVLAVLGVAGTMAAYFSIAAMIRILLENGDFSQCLPWCGLLLIGYLVKSVGSAWSTSMSHTATYYTLRDIRKKMLAKLSRVPMGTILDTPSGQYKTTIVDRVEGMEPTLAHLIPEMTANLLVPVAIAVYIFALDWRMGFASLVTTVIGMAIMSQSGKTYAVRWEGAVAVGKRMANAIIEYVGGIQVVKAFSQSAGSYKKYSGAVEENAQYYVDWMHDNQKYMSTMQTWTPSVLITVLPVGLLLWSHDSLSASDFFTIIVLSMGFAGPFLAALSFVDELAIVGANVKEINGILDSPELNRPEGKTSLSDEKICLKQVSFSYGNQDEKVLKGVNLTINPGTVTALVGPSGSGKSTIAKLIAGFWNVTEGNITLGGKDIKEIPLDQLNQEIAYVSQDNYLFDRTIRDNIRMGKLNATDAEVEAVAKAAGCDGFIRKLDKGYDTICGEGGGHLSGGEKQRISIARAMLKNAKIVILDEATASIDPENEAMIQKAISALTKGKTLIVIAHRLGTITDADNIVVVQDGHIEAQGTHEQLKENCPLYSKMWNSYLGVRDVA